From a single Capsicum annuum cultivar UCD-10X-F1 chromosome 12, UCD10Xv1.1, whole genome shotgun sequence genomic region:
- the LOC124889639 gene encoding uncharacterized protein LOC124889639 has protein sequence MDKCTEDIEFDGEIGGAVCVEGMKTDVFALSIVESQNQYSLYVPEFEVENLICDIKNIEVKFRTAFGEVDNICVVSDRNESIIKSVKVSSNHIYSIYESGRRYIVDLERKSCNSESFQLDQIHCPHGIKVLKSKNVDDLAHTSLSTISQALW, from the exons ATGGATAAATGTACAGAGGATATAGAGTTTGATGGAGAAATTGGAGGTGCCGTTTGTGTCGAAGGGATGAAAACGGATGTGTTTGCTCTTTCTATTGTTGAGTCACAAAATCAATACTCATTGTACGTGCCTGAGTTTGAAGTTGAAAACTTAATCTGTGATATCAAGAATATTGAAGTGAAG TTTAGAACTGCATTTGGAGAAGTGGACAACATTTGTGTTGTATCAGATCGGAATGAAAGCATTATCAAAAGT GTTAAGGTTTCCTCGAACCATATATACTCTATATATGAATCTGGAAGAAGATACATTGTCGATCTCGAAAGGAAATCATGCAACAGTGAAAGTTTTCAACTTGATCAGATACATTGTCCTCACGGAATCAAAGTCCTAAAGAGTAAAAACGTTGATGATTTGGCCCATACTTCTTTGAGTACTATAAGCCAAGCACTTTGGTGA